A part of Saccharomonospora amisosensis genomic DNA contains:
- the folP gene encoding dihydropteroate synthase encodes MAIVNRTPDSFYDRGATYELDQALRAVDSVVADGADIVDIGGVKAGPGSEVDIDEEIRRVVPVVAAVRSRHPDLVISVDTWRAEVGRQACEEGADLINDTWQAADPGLAEVAAEYGAGYVCSHTGGARPRTLPHRVRYTDVVAAVAEEVTGKAERLVRLGVPREGILVDPTHDFGKNTWHGLELLRRLSELTATGWPVLLALSNKDFVGETLGARLTDRVDGTLAATAVAAWQGAAVFRAHEVRRTRQVVDMVASIAGTQPPALCLRGLT; translated from the coding sequence ATGGCGATCGTCAACCGGACCCCGGACTCCTTCTACGACCGTGGCGCCACCTACGAGCTCGACCAGGCGCTGCGTGCGGTGGACTCCGTCGTGGCCGACGGGGCGGACATCGTCGACATCGGTGGTGTCAAGGCCGGGCCAGGCAGCGAGGTGGACATCGATGAGGAGATCCGGCGCGTGGTGCCGGTCGTGGCGGCCGTCCGATCCCGGCATCCCGACCTGGTGATCAGCGTGGACACTTGGCGCGCGGAGGTGGGCAGGCAGGCGTGCGAGGAGGGCGCCGACCTGATCAACGACACCTGGCAGGCAGCCGATCCCGGGCTCGCCGAGGTCGCCGCCGAGTACGGAGCCGGGTACGTCTGCTCCCACACCGGCGGGGCGCGGCCTCGCACCCTGCCACATCGCGTGCGCTACACCGACGTCGTCGCGGCCGTCGCCGAGGAGGTCACCGGCAAGGCCGAACGACTCGTGCGGCTCGGCGTGCCCCGCGAGGGAATCCTCGTGGACCCGACGCACGACTTCGGCAAGAACACCTGGCACGGCCTGGAACTGCTGCGCAGGCTCAGCGAGCTGACCGCCACTGGCTGGCCGGTGCTGCTCGCGCTGTCGAACAAGGACTTCGTAGGGGAGACACTCGGAGCTCGGCTCACCGACCGCGTCGACGGCACGCTCGCGGCCACGGCCGTCGCCGCGTGGCAGGGCGCCGCCGTCTTCCGCGCCCACGAGGTCCGGCGCACCAGGCAGGTCGTGGACATGGTCGCGAGCATCGCGGGTACCCAGCCGCCCGCGCTGTGCCTTCGCGGCCTTACCTGA
- a CDS encoding acyl-CoA dehydrogenase family protein, with protein sequence MRTELFTEEHELFRDSVRSFVEQRIAPHLEEWEWAGRIDPDLWRSAGELGLLGLGVPESYGGGGSADYRFRCVLMDELARVGAAAVNVALGGFDDLVGPYLVDLGTEEQKLRWLPDLCAGRRRAAIAMTEPGAGSDLRGIRTTAIRDGEHWVLNGSKTFITSGGSADLVIVVARTDPQADARGFSLLVVEAGMPGFTRGRALDKLGQRAEDVSELFFDDVRVPATNLLGTEGGGFGHLMERLPRERLSIAYYGLAAAEAALEWTLRHVSQRTAFGQPVAQFQHTKFSLAEIATELEVTRTYVDRAVLALNAGTLSAVDAAKVKWWATELQQRVLARCLQLHGGYGYMREYPIARAFVDARVQTIYGGTTEIMKEIIGRDLTRPGGG encoded by the coding sequence GTGAGAACCGAGTTGTTCACCGAGGAACATGAGCTGTTCCGCGACAGCGTGCGGAGTTTCGTCGAGCAGCGGATCGCACCGCACCTCGAGGAGTGGGAGTGGGCAGGGCGGATCGACCCCGACCTGTGGCGGTCCGCCGGTGAGCTGGGGTTGCTCGGTCTAGGGGTGCCCGAGAGCTACGGCGGAGGCGGGTCAGCCGACTACCGCTTCCGCTGCGTACTGATGGACGAGCTCGCGCGGGTGGGCGCGGCGGCGGTCAACGTGGCGCTGGGCGGCTTCGACGATCTCGTCGGTCCGTACCTGGTTGACCTCGGCACCGAGGAACAGAAGCTGCGCTGGCTGCCCGACCTGTGCGCGGGCCGCAGGCGAGCCGCGATCGCGATGACCGAGCCGGGTGCGGGCAGCGACCTGCGCGGTATCCGCACCACGGCCATCCGCGACGGCGAGCACTGGGTACTCAACGGCAGCAAGACCTTCATCACCAGCGGCGGCAGCGCCGACCTGGTCATCGTGGTCGCGCGCACCGACCCGCAAGCGGATGCACGCGGGTTCAGTTTGTTGGTCGTGGAAGCGGGCATGCCCGGATTCACCAGGGGCAGAGCGTTGGACAAGCTCGGTCAGCGGGCGGAGGACGTCTCCGAGCTGTTCTTCGACGACGTGCGCGTGCCCGCGACGAACCTGCTCGGCACCGAGGGCGGCGGCTTCGGCCACCTCATGGAGCGGCTGCCGAGGGAGCGGCTTTCCATCGCCTACTACGGACTCGCCGCCGCGGAGGCCGCGCTGGAGTGGACGTTGCGGCATGTCAGCCAGCGGACCGCGTTCGGGCAGCCCGTCGCGCAGTTTCAGCACACGAAGTTCAGCCTCGCCGAGATCGCCACCGAACTCGAGGTCACCCGAACCTACGTGGACCGCGCCGTGCTCGCCCTCAACGCGGGCACCCTCTCGGCGGTGGACGCGGCCAAGGTCAAGTGGTGGGCGACCGAACTACAGCAACGGGTGCTCGCCCGTTGCCTGCAGTTGCACGGCGGGTACGGCTACATGCGTGAGTACCCCATAGCGCGCGCGTTCGTCGACGCCCGCGTGCAGACCATCTACGGCGGCACCACCGAGATCATGAAGGAGATCATCGGCAGGGACCTGACTCGTCCCGGTGGAGGCTGA
- a CDS encoding NAD-dependent epimerase/dehydratase family protein: MNQPRTDGLRVVVTGATGNIGTSVVDALSDDSRVGSIVGIARRQPEWTRPKLLVEPLDLTTAPRDRLDGVLDGADVVIHLAWLFQPTHDPAATWRANVIGAMRVFEAVARCGVPALVYSSSVGAYSPGPKDRPVDERWPTHGWPGAAYTREKAYLERALDAFAASHRDIRVARLRPAFVFKRESAQQQRRLFAGPFVPGFLARPELIPFVPNVPGLRMQAVHSADIGEAFRLAALNPVRGAFNVAADPVVDAALLANLLHARTVPVPVSVVRAAVAAAWRMHAVPASPDLFDAVLRIPIMDTTRARTDLGWHPRYSAKDALGDFLAGLRERSGMDTPPLAPSVRGGRLGEVATGVGSRP, encoded by the coding sequence ATGAACCAGCCGAGGACCGACGGCTTACGTGTCGTCGTCACCGGAGCGACCGGCAACATCGGAACGAGCGTGGTCGACGCGCTCAGCGACGACTCACGTGTCGGGTCGATCGTCGGGATCGCACGCAGACAGCCGGAATGGACCCGGCCGAAGCTGCTCGTCGAGCCGTTGGATCTCACGACAGCGCCACGGGACCGCCTCGACGGCGTCCTCGACGGGGCTGACGTGGTCATCCACCTCGCCTGGCTGTTCCAGCCCACCCACGACCCGGCCGCCACCTGGCGCGCCAACGTCATCGGCGCCATGCGGGTGTTCGAAGCCGTCGCGCGCTGCGGGGTGCCCGCGCTGGTGTACTCCTCGTCGGTCGGCGCATACTCCCCCGGCCCCAAGGACCGGCCGGTGGACGAGCGCTGGCCGACACACGGTTGGCCCGGCGCCGCCTACACCAGGGAGAAGGCATACCTTGAGCGGGCGCTGGACGCCTTCGCCGCCTCCCACCGCGACATCAGGGTGGCTCGGCTTCGCCCGGCGTTCGTGTTCAAGCGAGAGTCGGCACAGCAACAGCGCAGGTTGTTCGCGGGCCCGTTCGTGCCGGGTTTTCTAGCCCGGCCGGAGCTGATTCCGTTCGTGCCCAACGTGCCAGGGCTTCGCATGCAGGCGGTGCATTCCGCTGACATCGGTGAGGCCTTTCGTCTCGCGGCACTCAATCCGGTGCGGGGAGCCTTCAACGTCGCGGCGGATCCGGTCGTCGACGCCGCGCTGCTGGCAAACCTACTGCACGCACGTACCGTTCCTGTGCCCGTGAGCGTCGTGCGGGCCGCGGTGGCCGCCGCGTGGCGGATGCACGCCGTTCCCGCCTCGCCGGACCTGTTCGACGCCGTGCTACGAATCCCGATCATGGACACCACGCGTGCGCGCACCGATCTTGGCTGGCACCCCCGGTACTCGGCGAAGGACGCGCTCGGCGACTTCCTCGCGGGACTGCGTGAACGTAGCGGGATGGACAC
- a CDS encoding SRPBCC family protein, translating into MPSRPYLSGQAPLDLLAAAAPAYSHIFSRPGYLNGMAEFEHRRTIPARARTVFDVAAEEPTLNEWAPDGVEVEPEGPGTLHAWVSSGSEVYDTTGYVEADPDRLRLEWGGTEHDYEGWLQVEPDASTPERSVATLHLTFAGEQPETFGGEASEQADRRVAEALDRLAALAVERAGG; encoded by the coding sequence GTGCCTTCGCGGCCTTACCTGAGCGGGCAGGCACCACTCGACCTGCTCGCCGCCGCCGCGCCTGCGTACTCGCATATCTTTTCCCGGCCTGGGTACCTCAACGGCATGGCCGAATTCGAGCACCGCAGGACCATCCCCGCGCGAGCGCGGACCGTGTTCGATGTCGCGGCGGAGGAGCCGACCCTGAACGAATGGGCTCCGGACGGTGTTGAGGTAGAGCCGGAGGGGCCCGGCACGCTGCACGCGTGGGTTTCCAGCGGCAGCGAGGTGTACGACACGACCGGCTATGTCGAGGCCGACCCCGACCGGTTGCGGCTGGAGTGGGGTGGCACGGAACACGACTACGAGGGTTGGCTTCAGGTCGAACCCGACGCGAGCACGCCGGAACGCAGTGTCGCGACACTGCATCTGACCTTCGCAGGCGAGCAGCCCGAGACATTCGGCGGTGAAGCTAGCGAGCAAGCCGACCGCAGGGTTGCCGAGGCGCTGGACCGGCTCGCGGCACTCGCGGTCGAACGCGCGGGAGGCTGA
- a CDS encoding FkbM family methyltransferase, with the protein MATLGDNARMWVDLHFTSAASVVYANPPDWNEMQAWKKWLRPGDLFVDVGANVGVYSLWAAQLGAKVYSLEPSPEAFDKLEENVALNDFAVKPMQYALADRPGKMLISKGQGTVNHLLRDPNAGGEEVLVDTLDNVLGDQRAAGVKIDVEGAERLVLEGAQNALAEHRIRLLQLEWNRRSEIHYGETRQPVQRLLSKYGYQFLRPDRYGVLHPTDPSEMSTEDIFALAP; encoded by the coding sequence ATGGCCACCCTGGGCGACAACGCCCGAATGTGGGTTGACTTGCACTTCACAAGCGCGGCTAGCGTAGTTTACGCCAACCCGCCGGACTGGAACGAGATGCAGGCATGGAAGAAGTGGCTGCGTCCGGGTGACCTATTTGTCGACGTGGGTGCCAACGTCGGAGTCTATTCACTGTGGGCAGCACAACTGGGCGCGAAGGTCTATTCCCTGGAGCCAAGCCCCGAAGCATTCGACAAGCTCGAGGAGAACGTTGCGCTGAACGACTTCGCTGTCAAGCCAATGCAATACGCATTGGCTGACCGGCCAGGCAAGATGCTTATTTCCAAGGGCCAGGGAACGGTCAATCACTTGCTACGCGACCCGAACGCAGGTGGCGAAGAGGTGCTGGTCGATACACTTGACAACGTACTCGGCGATCAACGTGCGGCAGGCGTGAAGATAGACGTCGAAGGCGCGGAAAGACTCGTCCTGGAAGGGGCCCAAAACGCGCTCGCCGAACACCGCATCCGGCTGCTCCAACTGGAGTGGAACCGTCGCAGTGAGATCCATTACGGCGAGACACGGCAACCTGTGCAGCGGCTTCTCAGCAAATACGGCTACCAGTTCCTGCGCCCCGACAGGTACGGGGTCTTACACCCGACCGATCCTTCGGAAATGAGCACCGAGGACATCTTTGCTCTCGCACCTTGA